The genomic stretch GGTTGACCACTGAAAACATGTATCTGCTCACAGATTGACACATTTACACACGTTCTAATGAGATGCACGAACTGTGAGATAAGCGCAAcggatatatataattatatatggtaTATCGTTTTGTTTAAAAGTTGAAATTTTGAAAAGTGTCTGTAACGTTCAACGATTAAATTACTTAAACTGCTCGGCAGTTAAGGTTCTTGTCGTTTTAAAGAGGTCTCGGGTTATGAACACGGTTGAGAAAAtcgtttgttttgtttcaaattgatgtTCAAGTGTTAATCTTGAGATATTGAGCACTAGAAACACAATcaataaacatgaaaaaatgCACAAACAAAAAGTTCAACATAACTCGTAAAACACCCGCCAACACTGGACAACACAGTACATGCATTTCAGACACCACTACGACCAGCACCACCACAACAACGCTGCGCTACCGGAAGTTCATCGAGGACGGACGTAACGTCGCCTGGGTCTCAGCGTCCGCGGTGATCATTGCCGCTATCATAGTCGCGTTGGGTTACGTCATCTACACGTGCGAGGGTGACCAGGGGTGCTCACAGTTCTCTAGAAATCTGTATGcggtattttgaattatttgagCTTGTTAACGTAAGAACTATGTCACACGGGACAGGAAAACGCTATGTATTCTTATCTCTCGTGtggtatttgttttattaataacttAACTAAACTAATAACTTAAACTAATAAAAACTTAAAACTTTGCTTTCATGTTCATATCGTTTTCCGAAGAATTGACCATTGTTTTAAGTATTAGCCCAATTGAATCCAATTATTCCAACAGGCGCTACATTTAATTCAACTTAACGGGCTTGAACGCATCCATTTTCACTTAATCATTTAAAGGATGTTAACTTGTTTTGATATTACACATGTAATATTGTACCTTATATTATTCTTTATTCAAGGTGCAACAAGCGGAAGTCCTTGCGGCGCTTGCACCCACGGCGCATGCCCAGATCGTACGACTTCCGGTCATGTGATTTCTCCCCGGCCGGGAACCAAGAGTCGAAAGGTGCTTTTAAGTTTCCTGTTAGTGACATGAAAGCAGTTTATATATTGAGTTAATTAAGTACATATTAATTGATGTTCTCAGTACTTACAAATATCAAATTTCTACGAATCCGCATTCTGTTTCTTTCCAGGATCAATCAGACACCCGCCACCGCCAAAACGTTCGTAAACGTTTTAAGTTTTAACTTAGAGTAATAACATACCCAGTTATTGTTgtcataagttttttttttaatatcatgccTACTAATcgctgttttattttaaatagaaacatgttgtttttatctTTGTAGAATTCCAATGGTGGCGTTCGGAGGCACTGTAATGCGTTGAATCATAACAGagcgttaaccctttgcatgctgggaaatttgtcgtcagctaaaatgtcgtctgctgaatttctaaaattaacatttttttcgaattttttcaaagaatactataagaatagcaaacagtttggatcctgatgagacgccacgttctgtggcgtctcgtttagatcaaaactgtttgcaaaggcctttaaaattcggttccagcactgaaagagttaatgccaTATTGACGTTTGTGACGTGAGTTTGGGACGCGTCACCCCATAATTGTTATATTGAAGGCATCGCGCTCAAAAGCTTTGTTATGAAAAAGTTAGCATTTAATTGCGAATATGTATAATCATCCTTTTAAACTACACTTTAAAATACCTTTCTTTGTAAAGTGTTGACATTCAATCCAATTTATATATCAACAAGTTTACAACTTTGTTCTGACTTTCCCGactttgttaataattataatgaacgTGTAAGTGGTAATAGTAATACAACCAAAATAAAATTGTGAAATTGTTGAAGAAGCATTTAAAGAAACATTGAACCATTGCTTGGAATGAGCACATGCACTTACAATATAATTACTATCACAGATTCAGACACTCCTGAAGCGGTTTTCAGCCAATGAAATATCCGAATGTGTTGCTGTCTAACGGCGTTAAGGTCATTTAAGTTAAAAAGCTGGATTAATaggctacgccgaaaaaaaaccTAGTATTATGTCAACTGTCCCTATACGCGCTTATATGAATTACACCACTTTTTGCAAAACAGTGGGCGGAGTCTCAACTTGCAGGTGTGTTTTATAAACCATCTTTCGTAAATTTATAAGCAATAATGATCGCACAATATTTAGTAAAAGAATATATACCATTGACAAGTTcattgataaacaaaaacaatcaaacacaaatcaatatgttctttataagTTTGTAATACATGCGCATAATATATTTCAATCAGTTGTTGATCACacattttcatcttttaatttcgtttgttgtctttgatccggatccgcTGTGTgatggctgtataatctgcaacatccctcaaaaatacaataaacacaATGGGTTTACAGTAAGCactaatcattactattctacctaaacgaaatCAACGCATTCGATGCAGACATACTGCATTAGcgttttacatcaatgttacgtGTAAGTTCAATGTATTGTGTACACCACTTAGTGACAAAAtcggatttatcttgattatgAAACAGACGAAGTTTGTATGCGTTGATTAAGTTGAATTTTAATGTTTCATGCAAACGGTAATTCATTCGTTAAAATTTGATATAATTATtagttaggatcttaaattcgtcaATCGGTCCGCTGACAAAATAGACGGAAATTAAAGACTAACGAATAATAATCGTTTCACAGAATACGTGTCAAATATCAATGCATGCCAGCAACTGTATGGGCTATAACACGTCTTTTCGAAGAACAGATGCGTCTTAatcacacacacacgcacgcacgcacgcacgcgcgcgcacacTAAAATTGTATTTACAATCCGGCAtcacaaatacaaatatacagTTTACACCCCTTTTCCGTCTATGAATAAATCTGATCTTAATCTAAGTACTGAACTAATTTTAATAAACGTCAATTTATCTATACGACGGCAATACGTTGTTGCGATTTTTCATATGTTTTAACATCGCATACTTATAACATGAATTACATTTCGAAGGCacaaaccacaggtggttagcgtgtggctatgatattaattagttaaattatcattttgaatgataaaaattcatattataacgaacaatcaacttttctgattttttttatttcactatcaaatatatatatatataacaaggtacccaactcaaaatcaccccaaaacgtggtgcatcgctttgaacagccatggcttcatcaattgtgcagcgattttcacgatctcggtgtatcgtgttatttcttaaaatttaacccagtatttgtaaaaaatattgcaagacatgttcACTTCCAGAAAGGATTTGTAGAGATATACCAagatatacatttccagaaaggaaattaatttctgcgttgaataagaccaagatcgtgaaaatcgctacacaattgataaagttatggctgttcaaagcgatgcaccctgttttcgtgtgattttgagttggatatatatatttgatagttcgtttttttagaaatgttgattgttcggtagaatatgattatttatcattcaaaatgatgttttcactaattaatatcatagccacacgctaaccacctgtggcacAGACCTGTGTTTCTGCGGTTCATGCGAATTTACTATCGTGTttgtatataaagtatatatgtttcattaaataCTATCACACATATTATGAAGATAATTATGTTtatcaaactttatttaaattgaataacAAAAGTTCATACACATTATTTTCGAATTAGTCTTTGATCTTCTGAATGCAACATAATCGTCTGTATACTGCACGGATTCTTTTTAGGAGTATCCATCTTAAGCCCGACGCCTTCTTCTTAGTTAAGCCACTATTGGCGTCTTCCTTAAATGGCTGCAGGTTCTTGTCATCCGAGCGGTTCTTGTCATCACCCAGTATCATGCAATCCTCAAGCCTGTTGTCATCATCATTGCAGCCCGTGTCATCTGTGATGCTAGTGTCATCATCATTGCACCCCTTGTCATCTGCACATACCTTGTAATAAGTCAGACCCttatcatctgcgcagccttCGTCATAAGTGCAGCCATTTTCATATGTGATCTTGTCATGATTGCAGCCATTGTCATGATTGCAGATTTTGTCATCTGCccagcccttgtcatctgtgcatCCCTTGTCGacagtgcagcccttgtcatcggTGCACCCCTTGTAGCAAGTGCAGCCCGTGTCATCTATGCACCCATTGTCGacagtgcagcccttgtcatctgtgcatCCCTTGTCGacagtgcagcccttgtcatatgTGCAACCCTTGTAGCCAGTGCAGCCCGTGTTATCTGTGCACTCCTTGTCGTCAGCGAAGCCTATGTCATATGTGCACCCCTTGTCGTCAGTGCAGCCAATGTCATATGTGCGCCCCTTGTCATAAGTTAGGCCCTTGTCATCTGTAGAGCCcttgtcatctgcacagcctttgtcatctgcacagccttgCTCATCTATGCAGCCTTTGTAATCTGCGCAGCCCGTGTCATCTACACAGCCCATTTTATCTGCGCAGCCCGTGGCATCTGCGTAGCCTTTGTCATCTACACAGCCTTTGCTATCTGCGCAGCCCGTGTCATCTGTGCAGCCGTTGTCATCTGCgtagcctttgtcatctgtgcagcccgTGTCGTTTTTGCATACTTTGTCATCCACGAAGCCTTTGCCATCTGAGCAGCACGTGTCGTCTTTGCAGCCTTTGCCATCcacgcagcctttgtcatctttGCATACcttgtcatctgcacagcctttgtcatctgcacagcatttgtcatctgcgcagcctttgtcatatgcGCATTCTTTGTCATTTGCACCGCCTGtttcatctgcgcagcctttgtcatgtGCGCAGCCCGTGTCATCTGTGCATACCTTGTCATCTGCGCAacctttgtcatctgcacagcctttgtcatctgcggcGCCTGTGTCATCTGCGCAGTCTTTGTCATGTGCGCAACATTTGTCATCTGCGCTgcccttgtcatctgtgcatCCCTTGTCATATGAGCAGCCTTTATCATCTGCGGtacctttgtcatctgcgcagcccttGTCAACTGTGCACTCCTTGGCATCTGCGCAAtctttgtcatctgcacagcatttgtcatctgcgcagcccttGTCGTTAATGCAGCCTGTGTAATCTTTGCACCCCTCTTCGTCAGTGCAGTCCGTGTCATATGCGCAGCCAATTTCATAAGTTATGCtcttgtcatctgcgcagcctttgtcatctgcgcagcctttttCATCTGCACAGTCTTTGTCATCTGCGAAGTGTTTATCATCCGTGCATCCCTTGTCATTTGTGAGAcccttgtcatctgcgcagcctttttTTCTCTGCAACCcatgtcatctgcgcagcctttgtcatctgtgctGCCCCTGTAATCTGTGCATcccttgtcatctgcgcagcaTTTGACATCTGCGCTTCCTTTTCCATCTGcacagcccttgtcatctgtgcatCCTTTGTTATCTGCGAAGCCTTTGACATCTGTGTTGCCCGTGTAATCTGTGCATCCGTTGTAATCTGCGCAGCATTTGACATCTGCGCTGCCTTTTTCATCTGCGCAGCCCGTGTCATCTGTGCatcctttgtcatctgcgcagcctttgtcatctgcgctgCCTTTATCatctgtgcagcctttgtcatctgcgcagcccgtGTCATCTATGCAGCCCGTTTCATCAGTGCAGCCCTGTTCATCTGTGCAGCACTTGTCATGATAATTGCAGCCCAATTTATCATCAGTACAGCCCTTATTATTATCAGTGCAGCCCTTTTCATcattgcagcccttgtcatctgcgcagcgCTTGTCATCTAGGCGGATTTTGGCATCAtctgtgcagcccttgtcatctgcgGAGCCCTTGCCATCaatgcagcccttgtcatctgtgctGCCCTTGTCATCAGCAGTGCAGCCATTGTCATCGTCATTCCAGCCCGTGTCATCAGTGCATTCTTTGTGATAAGTGCG from Dreissena polymorpha isolate Duluth1 chromosome 10, UMN_Dpol_1.0, whole genome shotgun sequence encodes the following:
- the LOC127849084 gene encoding prestalk protein-like, which codes for MARLLIAGIEQNRKRQNRQGCTDDKGCIDEKGCTYDDKSCTDENGCFDGKAYNDDNGCNNSDKRFTDDKGCINNKGCIDDKGCLDEKARTYHKECTDDTGWNDDDNGCTADDKGSTDDKGCIDGKGSADDKGCTDDAKIRLDDKRCADDKGCNDEKGCTDNNKGCTDDKLGCNYHDKCCTDEQGCTDETGCIDDTGCADDKGCTDDKGSADDKGCADDKGCTDDTGCADEKGSADVKCCADYNGCTDYTGNTDVKGFADNKGCTDDKGCADGKGSADVKCCADDKGCTDYRGSTDDKGCADDMDDKDCADAKECTVDKGCADDKGTADDKGCSYDKGCTDDKGSADDKCCAHDKDCADDTGAADDKGCADDKGCADDKVCKDDKGCVDGKGCKDDTCCSDGKGFVDDKVCKNDTGCTDDKGYADDNGCTDDTGCADSKGCVDDKGYADATGCADKMGCVDDTGCADYKGCIDEQGCADDKGCADDKGSTDDKGLTYDKGRTYDIGCTDDKGCTYDIGFADDKECTDNTGCTGYKGCTYDKGCTVDKGCTDDKGCTVDNGCIDDTGCTCYKGCTDDKGCTVDKGCTDDKGWADDKICNHDNGCNHDKITYENGCTYDEGCADDKGLTYYKVCADDKGCNDDDTSITDDTGCNDDDNRLEDCMILGDDKNRSDDKNLQPFKEDANNYTAITQRIRIKDNKRN